The DNA segment CTACCTGGTTCCCATGAAAGAACTAGACTACGAGTTAAAGTATTTGGTTGTTCGGCCTTTTTTGCCGATACGATTTTATGATTTAGCACTAGCTTCATTTTTTGCTTAATTATATTACTTTGACTTCGTAGGTCTAGAATGTAGAAAGGTTTCTACATTCTAGACCTTTTTCTTTTGACCAAAACTAAGAGTATATTAAACAACAAGGAGGTAAGGAAAATGAGTGAAAATGTATATTTAAATCATGATGGAGGGGTAGATGATCTGGTGTCTCTATTCCTGTTATTGCAAATGAAAAACATTAACTTATTAGGTGTAGGGGTTACCCCGGCAGATTGTTATTTAGAACCTGCTATGTATGCAAGCCAAAAGATAGTTGATCGGTTTGGAAGGGGTAAAAAAGTAGAAATTGCTGCCTCTACTTCTCGTGGGAAAAACCCTTTCCCAAAAGACTGGCGTATGCACGCTTTTTATGTTGATGCATTGCCGCTTTTAAATGAATTTGAATCTACACAAGCAAGAATTTCTACATTACCATCTCATGAGCATATGATAAAAGTTCTCCGTGATAGTGATTCGCCGACTACTTTGGTTTTTATAGGCCCATTAACCGATTTAGCTCGGGCACTTAAAGCTGCACCGGACATCGAGCAAAAGATTGAAAGATTAGTTTGGATGGGTGGTACCTTTTTGGAAAATGGTAACGTAGAAGAACCAGAACATGATGGTACCGCTGAATGGAATGCTTTTTGGGATCCTGAAGCAGCAAGAGTAGTTTGGGATAGCTCGATTCTTATTGACTTAGTCGCCTTAGAAAGTACCAATATGGTTCCTCTTACATTGGATGTTAGAAAAAAGTGGGCATCACAGAGAAGAGATATAGGTGTTGATTTTATAGGCCAATGTTACGCTATGGTTCCACCGTTAGTTCATTTTCAAACGAATTCGACTTACTTTTTGTGGGATGTTCTAACTACGGCAATCATAGGGAAGAAAGACTTAGTCAAGAAGAAAAAGGTAAAATGCATCGTACATGAATCAGGGGGAAGTCAAGGGAGAACTGAACTCTCTGAAAATGGAAGAGAAGTAGAATTAGTGTATGAAGTGGATCGGAACGCTTTCTTTGATTACATTACAGAGCTTGCTAAACAAAATAAATGAGGAGAGCTGTCTATGCGAAAAGTCATTATTGATACAGACACGGCAGGAGACGATACGATAGCCCTGCTAACAGCCTTGCATTATTTTAAAGTAGAGGGAGTAACCATTACTGGAGGTAATGTGGACTTTGACCAAGAGGTCGAAAATGCACTTTACACGATCCAAGTGGCAAACCCTAAAGAATACGTGCCCGTTTACAAAGGTTTTGAAGGTCCCCTCCTCACTAGTGTAACGGAGCGTCATCAAACAGTTGAAGATGTTCATGGAAAAGATGGTATGGGGGATTCCTTTTTCGAAAAAGCCAAACAGCGGCATGAACAAGGGCACGCTGTTGATTTTATCATTGAAAAAGTCAAAGCGAACCCTGGTGAAATAAATGTATTGGCCATTGCACCATTAACAAATATTGCAATGGCCATCAAAAAAGATCCATCCATTATAAAAGATATACCACGTATTTATATAATGGGTGGAACCAACAATTCACATGGTAATATTACCGCGGCAGCTGAATATAATTTTTGGGTCGATCCTGAAGCGGCCAGATTAGTATTACATTCAAGGGTCCCTATTACACTGGTAGGGTGGGATATGTGTACCAAGTACTCGATTATGGATGATAACGACCATAGGGAAATAGAACAATTATCAACTACAGGGTCCGAATTTTTCATCAAAATCAACCGAGTAGTAAGAAAATTCAATAAAGAAGTTCATCGACTCAACGGGACGACTCACCCAGATACATTGTTAGTAGCCGTTGCTGCAAACAAAGACCTTATGACCAGATCAGCTAATTACTTTGTTGATGTAGAAACAAAAGGAGAGCTGACTAGGGGATATAGTATGATTGATATCAACAATCGGAGTGGTAAAGAACCGAATGTTTGCGTATGTGAAGAAGTGAATCGGAGCATGTTTAAAGATCAATTATTGCAGGTGCTAATGTAAATTTCATCAATAATTGACTGAAGACCATCTAACTAAACAATAAAGCGTGTTTTACCCCATAACATCTTAGTTAAAACATCTCTGAAAGGTTGGCATATGTGCAAATCTTGTGGAGAGTATTTGGAATACTAGTAATATTGGGGATCACGTATTTACTTTCTACCAATAAAAAGTTAATAAACTTGCGCACAATAATTGGTGCGCTTTCATTATAATTCATCTTTGGGTTCATCATACTGAAATGGGAAACAAGAAAGGAAATATTTAAAGGGATCAAGAATTCCGTGCAAAGTATTATTGATACCTCTAATGAAGGTGTTCATTTTTATTCGGTGGTTCCACCACGTTTAATATTAAAGGGGATTTGTTCGTTAAAGAGAAAAGAAGAAAGCTGGCATACAGCCAGCTAATATTCGGTGATAGTAGGGAATTTGTTTCAGTTGAAATCAGGGAATTTCAAACAGTTGTTGACACCCAGAACCAATAAAATCGTCTGGGCGTTGAATTGTTCCGTTATTTATTATACTGCGGTGGATATGATATAGAGCCCCTGAGGACGAGATCTCCTGATATTAAAAGTTTTTCTGCCGGAGAGTAGGGGACATTTAGTTTTCTAATCAAAACATCGATAGCTCTGATGCCTAAAAGTTTTTTACTTACCTGTACAGTTGTTAAGCAAGGCGATGCTTTTATGATTTCTTCATTATTGTCAAAGCCTGTCACAGAGCATTCCTCGGGCACTTTGATATTAAGGTCCTGAAGGGCTTGAAGCGTGCTCAAAGCAATTGCGTCGTTTGCACAGACGATGGCTGTCGGCATATCGTTATTCGATTGGAGTTTGTTGATCGTTTTTGAAATTTCTGCTGTCCTCTTCTCAAAATCATCTTCTTGTAGTGTAATCAACATTTTCCCTTGCCTATATTCTTTAAGATGCTCTTCAATGCTTGTATTATATCCGAGCCAACGACTGCGGAAGCTTTTTGAAAAGTTGATGTTACCGATGAACTGGAAATTTTGATGTCCTAACTGAATAAGGTGATTTGTTAGGCGGTACACACAATCGAAGTTATTCATAAAAACTGTGTCACAGCTAATAATCGGGTCCTCGTGATCAATTAGAACCAGAGGTAGACCTGTCTTAGTAATGTTTAAAAGAATCCGAGTTGATATGTTTCCAACCCCGATAAATCCGATCAAATTGTCAGTACTCATAATTTCTGGAAATTTGTCAGGGTCATATTCTGAAATGATAATAATACCTAATCCATTTTGTTGTAATGCTTGAGAGATGCCTTCAAGAACCTGACTCCAAAAGAATGCTCCATCTTCTTTGTCTTGAAGACCAGGAATAATTACATTTACATAACCTTTTGAAAAGGCTGGGGCTAGGACATTTGGATTACTTCGTTTTTTCAAGTTTGTATAATCTATCGGGTTGACCTGATAGCCTAACATTATAGCCGCATCAATAATTTTAGCACGGGTAGTTTCACTGACACCTGTTTGGCCCGATAGTGCCTTAGATACTGCGAATTTTGAGACCCCTACAAAGTTTGCGATTTTCTGCATTGTGACTTTTTTTCTCATCGTTCGTATCTCCTTATCCTACAAGAAGCTTTTAGACATTCTTAGTCGCATGTACATTCACTTCGAGTTTTCGGTATACTGATTGAATGGATCCGTCTGTATTCGTTGCAAAAAGTATAGATCGTTCGGATGGAAGTTCAAACGTATACGTTGTATCATTGGTCGGATCGACTACTTGGATCGGGGTGTCTTTTCCGTATTCAGAAACAAATACAAACAATGCTCCGCTCTGGAAAGTTACTTTTCTGCCGTAAACTCCTGGGAGATTTCCTTTCAACCAATGCAGATTCTCAGTTACGCCCGCTTGCTTCAATGTATAATCGTACAATGCAGTCAAGGGTTCATTGCGTTCGTTTAATTCAACTGGCAAAGGAGACCAGAAAATCTTCCCGTTTCCGTACTCAAATTCCTGTAGTGCCGTAGAATCTTCGGTTCCAACCTGTACTTCCTTCGACGCCTCAGCAATACGTCTGCTGCCAAAGGAAACGGGGATATGCTTTTCATTAAGAGTAATCATTTCTTCTCGTAAGACGTTCTCCAGTTTTGTTTCTCCTATTAAATCAGCCATCCGGTCTGTTTGGTGCCAGTATTCATCGAGATTAATCGGGCCAGTAAACAACAGGCTTGCTCCGTTTTTTTGTACGGAGCAAAGAATTTTCTTAAGTGCAGCACTATTAAACTGATGGGCACTTGGGACGATGATTAATTTTGGTGGCTGATCTGTTAGCGAATCAAGGTGATATTCTCCTAGTGCCCTGAAAGGCATATTCATATTATACGCCAATGTTCTGGTTAGTTTCGAGGTTGCGTCACAAGCCATATTCCGATTGGAGAAGTCATTTGAGTAGGGGAAAATGACTACGACTTCCTCAAGTGTCCGTCCCACGAATAAATCACGGATATCGTTCATAAATGCCCCAAAATCGTATGATACGTTGGCTTCTGGCTTCTCCGTACCGTCCGCGCGGATCGCACCAATGTTCGATTCGTTAACATTGTTCATGTAGTAATTTGTATTCCAAAGCCATTGTACAGCTCCAGCAGCTGATCCGGCAAACGCGTAGGCGTATTTCCTTTCTAAAATATTTCGCAATTCTTCTTCGGTACGTTTGGCCTGGTTATTCGATTGCTCAACGTACATAATTCCTGTTTCTTGAATAAGGTTCGGTTTTTCAGGTGACTTTGCAAAAATACTGTCCCATAGTAATTGATCCAATAACCACCATGAGTGATTTGTCGTATAATCGACTACCTCAGCATAGTAGAAAGGTGCGGGCCGCTGAGCAGCAAGTGCTTCGTCTTGACCGACGGTAACCAGTTGATCCGGTGCTTCATTTTTGATTGTCTGAGTAAGTTCCTTTGCCCAATTGTTGTGCATATCCATTGTATACAGCGTGTAGTCTAGCCATTTGAGCCCCTTTTTTCCAGTTATCATATCCTGAATATCCGAGTTAATTTCTTCTGGTTCAGGCGGATGTATTCTATCAAATAGAGGTAATTCCTCTTCGGTCATGTTCCAGCGTTCCTGTAATACGCGAATCGAAGGGTGCCTCTCCTTTAACCAGTTGGAATATGATTTCTGGTCGTAACGGTCGTGAAGTGGACGTGGTCCTGTAAATGATCGTTCAGGATCAAACAGCGAAGGTTCGTTAATTAAATCCCATTGAACATTGGTAGTATCGCGATGTCTGGAAACGATTGTGGTTATAAAGCGTTTTTGAGCTTCGAGACTCCGTGTATCCAAATACGGATTCTCTCCTTCCCACATCTCCGGTAAAAATGAAAAGAATGTAAACGTTACTTCAAGGTCGTATTTTCTTGCACATAAAATAAACGCATCAATGGCCCGAAGTACTCCTTCATCAACATGACCGTCAATAAACATCATGTTTCTCCAAGCAGTCCATATCCCAGTACGGATGTAATTAATTCCTGCACGCTTCATTTGTGCCAAATCCCGATCCCATAAATGAGGGTTCGGTAGAAAAAGATAGTACCTGGCGACATCGGAGGTCATGTAGGTCATGCCAACAATTGGCAATGGTCTCCCGTCCTTCCAAAAATAATCCCGGTCGCAGGTAAGAGATTTTCCGCTTTGCAATACACCGCGGTCCATACCCCAGAACCCGTTACGAAAAGTGTGGGTGTCTCCGTCTTCCGATATAGCTCGGCAAGAAATTTGATAGAGTCCTGGTTCAACATCAAGCGGGGGGTAAATGATTGAACATTTAACTGTGGCGATGCGGAGGTCTTGAGGACTTTCTTAAAACAGCTTTCATTATTCTTCTTAATATTAAAATGAAGTGTCCATGACTTTCTTCCTGAAGCAAATGATTGAAGTTGAAACGTTATCGTTGGACGCTCATTTTCCTCATAACTTGCATAATTTGTTTTTAGCCACATTTCGGTGACGCCTTTTGTAGTGAAGTGTGCCCACGAAATAAGTGACTCTGTGCCCTTCTCACACCAAAAAATATTACGCAGTGGCTGGTTGACAAAAAGCCAGCGCCCACCAGTGAAGTCGCCTTTCATATTTTCAATTAATACGGCAGGAGCTGCAACTTCACGTTCGTCTTTTGAAATTCCTTTCAATAGTGGGAAAATGCGTGCATCCATTGGCCCGGAGGAACCCATTTCTTTGTCAATAGCACTTGATTTAGAAACATGGAGAATAAAGTTATATGTTTTCTCTACAGTAAAAAGGTATTCTTGATTCTTGAATACAGGAATATCAGGGTTATGTTTCAGTTGTTCAATGGGGGCGGGGCTTACCTCAAGTGCTTCATGAATGTTTAATAGCTGGTGATGAGCAGTTTGTTCTCTCTCCGTTACCCATTTCCCGTTTTCTAAATGACAAGGAATGCGAAATGGAATACCGCCTAGGTGAACGAACCCTTTACCGGTTTTTAAGTAGGTTAATAATTCAATCCAGGCGTTTTTTGGGAAATAAGGTCCGTGCATGTTGACCAGGCAGTCAATTTCATCATTTGCAACAGTGTCTTTTAACTCATCTGCTGTGACAACCTTAGCCAGCTTTTCTGTACGGTACATAAATGTTTGGTCAGGCCGTTCACCACTGAATGGAAAAGTCTGATCATAAAAAATAACAATATTTCTCCCCATTAGTACTACCACCTTTAATAATTTTGTTAGGTTAAAAAATACATTTGTTAGTTACAACTTTATAGGTTTTGTTGAGAATCTTCAAGATTATTTTTAAGACGTGCTCTTGGTAAATTTGGGAGGTAGTAATTAATTGACATATTGACAAAACTTATGTCTATTTTATATTGTTATATTAAGATAAAAGTCGTAATAACATTTTGTTAAAATCACCTAACAAAATTTATTCTTAAAGTGGGGAAGTGGATTTTTATGCGCCAAGGAAGCCTAGGGAATTGGCTTTATAGCATTAGTCAGTGGGTAGCGTGGGCAATGTATCTTCACTTATTATGGGTGCTGTTTGTCCTAGCAGGTCTCGTTGTATTTGGACTAGCACCTGCAACAGCTGCCTTATTTTCTGTTGTCAGAAAGTGGATTATGCATGAGACGGATATGCCAATCTTCAAGACGTTTGTAAACACCTTTAAATCAACCTTTCTGGAGACCAACCTATTAGGGGGTGTGTATCTTTTTATAGGAGTGTTTCTTTATTTTGATTTGCATATTTCGTTAACCCAGATCGAATCGTTCTTCCTTCACTTGTTTTTGATACTCCTTTGCTGTATCTACATCATTACGGTTTTGTTCTCCATCCCTGTATATGTACACTATCGGCTCAGAAAATTCTCATACTTAAAACAAGCATTTCTGATTGCACTTGCGAGACCTTTGGAAGCTTTAGCGATGGTAGTCAGTTTACTGGTGCTATTTTACATTTTTCGTTTTATCCCCGTGTTTTTATTTTTTGTTGGCAGTACAATTGTAAGCTATCTGTTAATGTGGATCGGCATTCATGCTTTTGAAAAGATTGAGCAGAAGGCGCGGATCAATATACCTTATAAAGAACGGTCTTAATGAAATATTTTCATTGGAAAAAGTAAGCGTTTTCAAGGTGTTCATCCAATTTTACATATTCAAGGGGGAGGCCTGTAATGGGGAAATTTAAAAAAATAAAGTCCCGCCTATTTTATAAATATTTTGTTTCTTACTTAATTATTTTTTTGATTCCTTTTATTGCAATGAGTGTGATGGTCTATCACAATTCAGTTGTTAGTTTGAAAGAAGAAATAGAGCAGTCCAACATTAATAAGTTAAAACAAGTCAAGGACATGACCGATACAAGAATGAAAGAGCTACGGAAAATAGCTGCTCGAATTTCATTTGACCCCCAGCTGACTCCCTATATGGTAAGTCACGGTTATTACGGAAGTGAAGCGATTCAGGAATTGGAAAAATATAAAGCAAACAGTTCAATCATCGAAGAGCTTTTTCTTTATTATCAAGGTGACGATGTTATTTACTCTTCCAAAGGATTAAATTCCCTTGAGACCTTTGCGCAAAGTATTTATCATTTTGATCACTGGAAGAAGGAGGAGCTGATTAATGACCTTAATTCTATTCAAAAGCCTGTAGTGCTGCCAGCAGATAATGTAACGATTAATAATAACGACCATAATCGGTTTATCACATATTTGTATCCAATTCCTCCCAATGATCCAGTATCACATGGCACGGTTATGTTTCTAATTAAAGAATCCGTTATAACAGGATTAATAGAGAATATTTTGGGGGAATTTCAAGAGAACGTTTATATTTTTGATGAAAAAAATAGGATTCTTACTTCTGAGAGTAATGGTAATTTGATTAACGAGAATAATTTTGACCCGCTGGCATCCAGTGAATCAGGGATTCATACAGCTGAAATTGATGATAAGGAGTATTCTTTTGTCACGGTAAACTCGAAAGTCAGCGGATGGACCTTCGTATCAGCTATGCCGACATCACAATTCCTCAGTAAATTTGCACAAGCGCAAACGTTAATTATAATGACTTTGCTTTTGATTGTGGTTGCCGGTCTAGTGGCTGCTACGGTTCTCTCCATAAAACACTATCGGCCGATCCAAAGTCTTTTTGAATACGTAAGTAAGAAAAACTCTGATGTGCAGGGAAAGAAAAAAAGGAATGAGCTGGACAGTCTCAGGGAAACGATTGTCGGAATGTTTAAGGACCAAAAGGATTTGTGTGAAAAAGTCGATTCACAGGAGCCGTTTGTTAGAGAGCAGTGCTTAAT comes from the Halobacillus shinanisalinarum genome and includes:
- a CDS encoding nucleoside hydrolase, which translates into the protein MSENVYLNHDGGVDDLVSLFLLLQMKNINLLGVGVTPADCYLEPAMYASQKIVDRFGRGKKVEIAASTSRGKNPFPKDWRMHAFYVDALPLLNEFESTQARISTLPSHEHMIKVLRDSDSPTTLVFIGPLTDLARALKAAPDIEQKIERLVWMGGTFLENGNVEEPEHDGTAEWNAFWDPEAARVVWDSSILIDLVALESTNMVPLTLDVRKKWASQRRDIGVDFIGQCYAMVPPLVHFQTNSTYFLWDVLTTAIIGKKDLVKKKKVKCIVHESGGSQGRTELSENGREVELVYEVDRNAFFDYITELAKQNK
- a CDS encoding nucleoside hydrolase, whose product is MRKVIIDTDTAGDDTIALLTALHYFKVEGVTITGGNVDFDQEVENALYTIQVANPKEYVPVYKGFEGPLLTSVTERHQTVEDVHGKDGMGDSFFEKAKQRHEQGHAVDFIIEKVKANPGEINVLAIAPLTNIAMAIKKDPSIIKDIPRIYIMGGTNNSHGNITAAAEYNFWVDPEAARLVLHSRVPITLVGWDMCTKYSIMDDNDHREIEQLSTTGSEFFIKINRVVRKFNKEVHRLNGTTHPDTLLVAVAANKDLMTRSANYFVDVETKGELTRGYSMIDINNRSGKEPNVCVCEEVNRSMFKDQLLQVLM
- a CDS encoding LacI family DNA-binding transcriptional regulator, which produces MRKKVTMQKIANFVGVSKFAVSKALSGQTGVSETTRAKIIDAAIMLGYQVNPIDYTNLKKRSNPNVLAPAFSKGYVNVIIPGLQDKEDGAFFWSQVLEGISQALQQNGLGIIIISEYDPDKFPEIMSTDNLIGFIGVGNISTRILLNITKTGLPLVLIDHEDPIISCDTVFMNNFDCVYRLTNHLIQLGHQNFQFIGNINFSKSFRSRWLGYNTSIEEHLKEYRQGKMLITLQEDDFEKRTAEISKTINKLQSNNDMPTAIVCANDAIALSTLQALQDLNIKVPEECSVTGFDNNEEIIKASPCLTTVQVSKKLLGIRAIDVLIRKLNVPYSPAEKLLISGDLVLRGSISYPPQYNK
- a CDS encoding beta-galactosidase produces the protein MPIVGMTYMTSDVARYYLFLPNPHLWDRDLAQMKRAGINYIRTGIWTAWRNMMFIDGHVDEGVLRAIDAFILCARKYDLEVTFTFFSFLPEMWEGENPYLDTRSLEAQKRFITTIVSRHRDTTNVQWDLINEPSLFDPERSFTGPRPLHDRYDQKSYSNWLKERHPSIRVLQERWNMTEEELPLFDRIHPPEPEEINSDIQDMITGKKGLKWLDYTLYTMDMHNNWAKELTQTIKNEAPDQLVTVGQDEALAAQRPAPFYYAEVVDYTTNHSWWLLDQLLWDSIFAKSPEKPNLIQETGIMYVEQSNNQAKRTEEELRNILERKYAYAFAGSAAGAVQWLWNTNYYMNNVNESNIGAIRADGTEKPEANVSYDFGAFMNDIRDLFVGRTLEEVVVIFPYSNDFSNRNMACDATSKLTRTLAYNMNMPFRALGEYHLDSLTDQPPKLIIVPSAHQFNSAALKKILCSVQKNGASLLFTGPINLDEYWHQTDRMADLIGETKLENVLREEMITLNEKHIPVSFGSRRIAEASKEVQVGTEDSTALQEFEYGNGKIFWSPLPVELNERNEPLTALYDYTLKQAGVTENLHWLKGNLPGVYGRKVTFQSGALFVFVSEYGKDTPIQVVDPTNDTTYTFELPSERSILFATNTDGSIQSVYRKLEVNVHATKNV
- a CDS encoding YesL family protein, which gives rise to MRQGSLGNWLYSISQWVAWAMYLHLLWVLFVLAGLVVFGLAPATAALFSVVRKWIMHETDMPIFKTFVNTFKSTFLETNLLGGVYLFIGVFLYFDLHISLTQIESFFLHLFLILLCCIYIITVLFSIPVYVHYRLRKFSYLKQAFLIALARPLEALAMVVSLLVLFYIFRFIPVFLFFVGSTIVSYLLMWIGIHAFEKIEQKARINIPYKERS
- a CDS encoding helix-turn-helix domain-containing protein gives rise to the protein MGKFKKIKSRLFYKYFVSYLIIFLIPFIAMSVMVYHNSVVSLKEEIEQSNINKLKQVKDMTDTRMKELRKIAARISFDPQLTPYMVSHGYYGSEAIQELEKYKANSSIIEELFLYYQGDDVIYSSKGLNSLETFAQSIYHFDHWKKEELINDLNSIQKPVVLPADNVTINNNDHNRFITYLYPIPPNDPVSHGTVMFLIKESVITGLIENILGEFQENVYIFDEKNRILTSESNGNLINENNFDPLASSESGIHTAEIDDKEYSFVTVNSKVSGWTFVSAMPTSQFLSKFAQAQTLIIMTLLLIVVAGLVAATVLSIKHYRPIQSLFEYVSKKNSDVQGKKKRNELDSLRETIVGMFKDQKDLCEKVDSQEPFVREQCLMRMLKGDVKNNRDFHSWLETLDISVEDRHFFVLVISYNEKANGEGSVKIRESISRLFTEISFKGAVGYGIEIFYDNTVALIVNMESKVGNLNERSREFAFQVKSLLQNDCGVSPTIGVGSICGGIDQINRSFIEASAAVEYKLVNGKSSVIFFGDLVRQEEPDVWYPKDQQIKFVQGLKKGDQKVACEAVKNMIGSLTERELPIHILKCLLFDIINTVLRATAEMGMHQYMSRASELVEYDSLEDLHEKIHSLVIAVCNEVEKKKDSHNHELRSEILEYIRKSYKTHNFSLESTAESFKLSVSYLSRFMKEQTGATFTQYVWQLRSQEVKRRLKETDESIKEIAMGVGYMDVPNFTRKFKKAEGVTPGEFRKLYA